The Octopus sinensis unplaced genomic scaffold, ASM634580v1 Contig13050, whole genome shotgun sequence genome window below encodes:
- the LOC115229553 gene encoding uncharacterized protein LOC115229553, whose product MSKAFDCVRRDLLIGVLESFLEVDEVRMIQLLLAKTELLFVLGQSLPGGSKRMSTRLKEIFSPLLFVIYLEAALRDLRIFYNDSITEIVYADDVDFASDNIDDLIHLLNNFPRMLNKWFLIINTSKTEVTEIKRMDTRIGETWWNVKKLGSLLGDSEDISRRKMLAPAALTVLTSKIYEIKRSEVCKMIFRQVKSLRTVKSSKL is encoded by the coding sequence ATGTCAAAGGCTTTTGACTGTGTCCGTCGTGACCTACTAATCGGGGTTTTGGAAAGCTTCCTAGAGGTGGATGAAGTGAGAATGATACAGTTACTGCTTGCTAAGACAGAACTTCTGTTCGTATTGGGTCAGTCTCTTCCAGGCGGCTCAAAACGAATGTCGACACGCCTCAAGGAGATTTTCTCCCCCCTGCTATTTGTAATCTATCTGGAAGCCGCCTTGAGAGATTTGAGAATTTTCTATAATGATTCTATTACCGAAATTGTATATGCCGACGATGTGGACTTTGCCTCGGACAACATAGATGATCTAATTCATTTACTAAACAATTTTCCACGGATGCTTAACAAATGGTTCCTGATAATTAACACTTCCAAAACTGAAGTGACAGAGATAAAACGAATGGACACCAGAATTGGTGAAACATGGTGGAACGTCAAAAAACTCGGCTCCCTACTTGGAGACAGTGAAGACATTTCTCGCAGAAAGATGCTTGCTCCTGCTGCTCTTACTGTATTAACatctaaaatatatgaaataaaaagatcGGAAGTTTGCAAAATGATTTTTAGGCAAGTTAAGTCATTGAGAACTGTTAAGTCATCTAAATTGTAG
- the LOC115229554 gene encoding uncharacterized protein LOC115229554, with protein MITIIEIGITSQDNLQKMEVEKLHKYDLLASEIGLLHSAKVQIVPIVLTLDAITTKFYPKYCQKLKLPDKIKSYIQSVILRATYQSMNTKYKFGLTNSVGKDTTDTLCVDTTDVRTPRANMSQSGNKRQRLE; from the coding sequence atgataaCAATCATTGAAATAGGAATTACGTCGCAAGACAACTTGCAAAAGATGGAAGTTGAAAAACTCCACAAATACGACCTACTTGCAAGTGAGATCGGACTGTTACATAGTGCCAAAGTACAAATTGTACCAATTGTTTTGACGTTGGATGCAATTACAACTAAATTCTACCCGAAATATTGCCAAAAACTGAAGTTACCGGATAAAATTAAATCATACATACAGTCTGTTATTCTCAGAGCAACCTACCAAAGTATgaacacaaaatacaaatttGGGCTTACCAATAGCGTCGGAAAAGACACCACAGATACATTGTGTGTCGATACTACCGATGTCCGCACTCCCAGAGCCAATATGTCCCAGAGCGGGAACAAGAGACAAAGATTAGAATGA